One stretch of Micromonospora cremea DNA includes these proteins:
- a CDS encoding DUF1905 domain-containing protein has protein sequence MTAQPLNHRFTAPIEKDGAFTTYVTVPDSAELLGTRRAVKVTGTIDGHPFSATLMPSGTGPHWLPIRAALCKLIGKSEAGAQVTFHLDQRLS, from the coding sequence ATGACCGCGCAGCCCCTCAACCACCGCTTCACCGCGCCGATCGAGAAGGACGGCGCCTTCACCACCTACGTGACGGTGCCCGACTCCGCGGAGCTGCTCGGCACCCGCCGCGCCGTCAAGGTCACCGGCACGATCGACGGTCACCCGTTCAGCGCCACCCTCATGCCCTCGGGCACCGGCCCGCACTGGCTGCCCATCCGCGCCGCCCTGTGCAAGCTCATCGGCAAAAGCGAGGCCGGCGCGCAGGTCACCTTCCACCTCGACCAACGCCTCAGCTGA
- the gcvH gene encoding glycine cleavage system protein GcvH yields the protein MIPEDLRYTAEHEWVAGDGTGSVRVGITHFAQDALGDIVYVQLPEAGAVVAAGDSLGEIESTKSVSEIYAPVAGTVAARNEALGDTPELINTEPYGEGWLVEITPNDPTAVDGLLTAGAYRKITEG from the coding sequence GTGATTCCCGAGGATCTGCGATACACCGCCGAGCACGAGTGGGTGGCGGGTGACGGCACCGGTTCGGTCCGGGTCGGCATCACGCACTTCGCGCAGGACGCGTTGGGTGACATCGTGTACGTGCAGTTGCCCGAGGCGGGTGCTGTGGTGGCCGCCGGTGACTCGTTGGGTGAGATCGAGTCGACCAAGAGCGTGTCGGAGATCTACGCGCCGGTGGCCGGTACGGTGGCGGCGCGCAACGAGGCGCTGGGTGACACGCCTGAGCTGATCAACACGGAGCCGTATGGCGAGGGTTGGTTGGTGGAGATCACCCCGAATGATCCGACTGCGGTGGACGGGTTGCTGACGGCGGGCGCGTACCGCAAGATCACCGAAGGCTGA
- a CDS encoding MerR family transcriptional regulator: MGLLTIGAFAQAAGLTPKALRLYDQLGLLPPAAVDPESGYRLYDPAQLPLARLVAQLRRIGMPLAEIRIICGLEPAAAAEAITAYWQQVSADTAARARLATILVDHLSEGGATMSQANPTVAVRYATGCDTGIVRDSNEDAAYASERLLAVADGMRGPGGAAASAAAIDALKPLELTDAPAADLLTMLAGAVTDADRTVRGLATGDHQPVTTLTALLRSGSQLALVHIGDTRAYLLRDGELSLLTQDHTWVQAQVDQGRLDRDQAAAHPQRAVLVRALGAGPQVEADLALRTALPGDRYLLCSDGLCAVVDRADLHSTLGAATDPERTVRELIGLAQAAGAPDNVACVIADIVAV; encoded by the coding sequence GTGGGGCTGCTGACCATCGGGGCGTTCGCTCAGGCGGCGGGACTGACGCCGAAGGCGTTGCGCCTGTACGACCAGCTGGGGCTCCTGCCGCCGGCCGCGGTCGATCCCGAGTCCGGCTACCGGCTCTACGACCCGGCTCAGCTGCCGTTGGCCCGGCTGGTCGCGCAGCTCCGTCGCATCGGCATGCCACTGGCGGAGATCCGCATCATTTGTGGCTTGGAGCCCGCGGCGGCGGCTGAGGCGATCACCGCGTACTGGCAGCAGGTGTCCGCGGACACCGCGGCTCGCGCCCGGCTCGCCACCATCCTCGTGGACCACCTGTCTGAAGGGGGCGCCACCATGTCTCAAGCGAATCCCACCGTTGCCGTCCGCTACGCCACCGGTTGTGACACCGGGATCGTGCGTGACAGCAACGAGGACGCCGCGTACGCCAGCGAGCGGTTGCTTGCCGTCGCTGACGGCATGCGCGGACCCGGCGGCGCGGCCGCCAGCGCTGCGGCCATCGACGCCCTCAAACCGTTGGAGCTCACCGACGCACCGGCTGCTGACCTGCTGACGATGCTCGCCGGTGCGGTCACCGACGCGGACCGCACCGTGCGCGGGCTGGCCACCGGTGACCACCAGCCGGTCACCACGCTGACCGCGCTGCTGCGCAGCGGCTCCCAGCTGGCCCTCGTGCACATCGGTGACACCCGGGCCTACCTCCTGCGCGACGGTGAGCTGTCCCTGCTGACCCAGGACCACACCTGGGTGCAGGCTCAGGTGGATCAGGGCAGGCTCGACCGCGACCAGGCCGCCGCGCATCCTCAGCGCGCTGTGCTGGTGCGTGCCCTCGGTGCCGGCCCGCAGGTCGAGGCGGATCTTGCGCTACGCACCGCCCTGCCCGGTGATCGGTACCTGCTGTGCTCCGACGGGCTGTGCGCTGTCGTCGACCGTGCCGACCTGCACTCGACGCTGGGTGCGGCAACCGATCCCGAGCGCACCGTGCGGGAACTGATCGGTCTGGCTCAGGCCGCAGGGGCGCCGGACAATGTCGCCTGTGTCATCGCCGACATCGTCGCGGTGTAG
- a CDS encoding DUF881 domain-containing protein, with protein MSDEQTETGTGWPQPAGPVRPGGPAGEPDPRPDAPDPDELSPLAPHGPAEGEPEPPAEESAVASVDEDATADLSAVSRSDGSSGPAEEPVASARSLALGRFRWSTAGVMIVALLALLGFTLVVQLKTTSTDPTLGATRQEDLVRILSDLDARENRLQQDIRALEDSQRQLRSGEQGRQAALDEATRRADELGILAGTLPATGPGLTVRFDAGGGKPISANQVLDAVQELRGAGAEAMQISGSDRATARIIASTYFLDGENGSLVVEGRRLVAPYTITVIGDPATMRTALNIPGGVVASVQGVGGNVTVEERGVVEVSALHAPIKLEHARPVS; from the coding sequence ATGAGCGACGAGCAGACCGAGACGGGTACCGGGTGGCCGCAGCCGGCGGGTCCGGTGCGCCCGGGTGGGCCGGCGGGTGAGCCGGATCCGCGGCCGGACGCGCCGGATCCGGACGAGCTGAGTCCGCTGGCGCCGCACGGGCCGGCGGAGGGTGAGCCGGAGCCGCCGGCTGAGGAGTCCGCGGTGGCTTCGGTCGACGAGGACGCGACGGCGGATTTGAGCGCGGTATCGCGGTCGGACGGGTCGTCGGGGCCGGCTGAGGAGCCGGTGGCGTCGGCGAGGTCGCTGGCGTTGGGTCGGTTCCGGTGGAGCACGGCCGGGGTGATGATCGTGGCGTTGTTGGCGCTGCTGGGCTTCACGCTGGTGGTGCAGCTCAAGACGACGTCGACGGATCCGACGCTGGGGGCGACGCGCCAGGAGGACCTGGTGCGGATCCTGTCGGACCTGGATGCCCGGGAGAACCGGTTGCAGCAGGACATCCGGGCGTTGGAGGACAGCCAGCGGCAGCTGCGCTCGGGTGAGCAGGGGCGGCAGGCGGCGTTGGACGAGGCGACGCGGCGGGCGGACGAGTTGGGCATCCTGGCGGGCACGTTGCCGGCGACGGGGCCGGGGTTGACCGTGCGGTTCGACGCTGGCGGCGGTAAGCCGATCTCGGCGAACCAGGTGCTGGACGCGGTGCAGGAGCTGCGGGGTGCCGGCGCGGAGGCGATGCAGATCTCCGGGAGTGATCGGGCGACGGCGCGGATCATCGCCTCGACGTACTTCCTGGACGGGGAGAACGGGTCGTTGGTGGTGGAGGGGCGTCGGTTGGTGGCGCCGTACACGATCACGGTGATCGGTGACCCGGCGACGATGCGCACGGCGTTGAACATTCCTGGTGGGGTGGTCGCGTCGGTCCAGGGTGTCGGCGGTAACGTGACCGTTGAGGAGCGTGGGGTTGTCGAGGTTTCGGCGCTGCACGCGCCGATCAAGCTGGAACACGCCCGTCCGGTCTCCTGA
- a CDS encoding globin domain-containing protein, with product MDAARLKQSWSLVGGHGDQVPLYFYSTLFLTHPETRQMFPTNMAGQRDRLVTALGHIVSNVDQVDHLVGFLRDLGADHRKFAVRAEHYPAVGEALLATLQHFLAEQWTEELAQDWAAAYGLVAQVMMEAAQAAETVNPPWWVAEIVAHERRAFDVAVLTVRPQYLLPFTPGQSIGVSHPSVRSWRYYSPANAPRADGTLELHVRAAPGGAVSSRLVYGTAVGDRIHLAAPVGDRLSLWSAGSSDLLLLAAGTGWAPVKALVEQVAAEGSRRRVDLYVGARSRSEFYDSDAIDKLASSYPWLTVTYVVGADVNRSGEFVHAVDRALADGDWRSRHVYVCGSDEMVSHAVQTLVRAGYHSEQVHHEGLGKHWYGPAWRTAVEQSTAGDTSGGVR from the coding sequence GTGGACGCGGCTCGACTCAAGCAGAGTTGGTCCCTGGTCGGCGGGCACGGCGACCAGGTGCCGCTCTATTTCTATTCCACGTTGTTCCTGACCCACCCCGAGACACGGCAGATGTTCCCGACGAACATGGCCGGGCAGCGGGACCGGCTGGTGACCGCGCTCGGACATATCGTGTCCAACGTGGACCAGGTGGATCACCTGGTGGGTTTCCTGCGGGACCTCGGCGCGGACCACCGCAAGTTCGCGGTCCGCGCGGAGCACTACCCGGCGGTCGGTGAGGCGCTGCTGGCGACGTTGCAGCACTTCCTGGCCGAGCAGTGGACCGAGGAGTTGGCGCAGGACTGGGCGGCGGCGTACGGGCTGGTCGCGCAGGTGATGATGGAGGCCGCGCAGGCCGCGGAGACGGTGAATCCGCCGTGGTGGGTGGCGGAGATCGTCGCGCATGAGCGGCGGGCGTTCGACGTGGCGGTGCTGACGGTGCGCCCGCAGTACCTGCTGCCGTTCACTCCCGGTCAGTCGATCGGGGTGTCGCATCCGTCGGTGCGCTCGTGGCGGTACTACTCACCGGCGAACGCGCCGCGCGCGGACGGCACCCTGGAGTTGCACGTGCGGGCCGCGCCGGGTGGCGCGGTGTCCTCGCGGCTGGTGTACGGCACGGCGGTGGGTGACCGCATCCACCTGGCGGCGCCGGTGGGGGATCGGCTGTCGTTGTGGTCGGCGGGTTCCAGCGATCTGCTGCTGCTGGCGGCGGGCACGGGCTGGGCGCCGGTGAAGGCGTTGGTGGAGCAGGTCGCCGCGGAGGGCTCTCGCCGGCGGGTGGACCTGTACGTGGGTGCCCGTTCACGCAGCGAGTTCTACGACAGCGACGCGATCGACAAGTTGGCGTCGTCGTACCCGTGGTTGACGGTGACCTACGTGGTGGGCGCCGACGTGAACCGGTCGGGGGAGTTCGTGCATGCCGTGGACCGGGCGTTGGCCGACGGTGACTGGCGCTCCCGGCACGTGTACGTGTGCGGTTCGGACGAGATGGTTTCGCATGCGGTGCAGACGTTGGTCCGGGCGGGTTACCACTCGGAGCAGGTGCACCACGAGGGCCTGGGCAAGCACTGGTACGGCCCGGCCTGGCGTACGGCGGTGGAGCAGTCGACCGCTGGTGACACTTCCGGAGGTGTTCGGTGA
- a CDS encoding bifunctional nuclease family protein, with protein sequence MRELSVVGVRVELPSNQPIVLLREVEGDRYLPIWIGAVEATAIAYEQQGVKPARPLTHDLLRDVLTALKAPLQAVEITELKENVFYADLLIGDGVRVSARPSDSIALALRVGAPIRCAEQVLSEAGIVIPDEQEDEVEKFREFLEQVRPEDFAG encoded by the coding sequence GTGCGCGAGCTGAGCGTGGTCGGAGTTCGGGTGGAGCTGCCCAGCAACCAGCCGATCGTCCTGCTCAGGGAGGTCGAGGGGGACCGCTATCTGCCGATCTGGATCGGCGCGGTCGAGGCCACGGCTATCGCTTATGAGCAGCAGGGGGTCAAGCCGGCCCGACCGTTGACGCATGATCTTCTGCGGGACGTGTTGACGGCGTTGAAGGCGCCTTTGCAGGCGGTGGAGATCACCGAGCTCAAGGAGAACGTCTTCTACGCGGATCTGTTGATCGGCGACGGGGTTCGGGTGTCGGCGCGGCCGAGCGATTCGATCGCGTTGGCGTTGCGGGTCGGTGCGCCGATTCGTTGTGCCGAGCAGGTCCTCAGCGAAGCGGGGATCGTCATCCCGGATGAGCAGGAGGACGAGGTGGAGAAGTTCCGCGAGTTCCTGGAGCAGGTGCGTCCGGAGGACTTCGCGGGCTGA
- a CDS encoding NAD-dependent protein deacetylase: MTQSLDALTSLVAGGGVVVLSGAGLSTESGIPDYRGPSGVARRHTPMTFQAFTRDPLARRRYWARSHLGWRLIARATPNAGHRAVAQLQRAGLVDAVITQNVDGLHSAAGSEPVVELHGRLDEVTCLDCGNLTSREELDRRLREANPGFVARVAAVNPDGDVDLPDEQVGAFRVVNCGICGAGMLKPDVVFFGETVPPERVAHCFALVQRARALLVLGSSLTVMSGRRFVIRAAKQGIPVAIVNQGATRGDGHATLRVDAPLGALLPALAERVTGGAAAVTPVGV, translated from the coding sequence GTGACTCAGAGCCTGGACGCGTTGACCTCGCTGGTGGCCGGCGGTGGGGTGGTGGTGCTCAGCGGGGCCGGCCTGTCCACCGAGTCGGGCATCCCGGACTACCGGGGGCCCAGCGGAGTGGCCCGCCGGCACACCCCGATGACCTTCCAGGCGTTCACCCGCGATCCCCTGGCGCGGCGGCGCTACTGGGCGCGCAGCCACCTGGGGTGGCGGCTGATCGCCCGGGCCACGCCCAACGCCGGGCACCGGGCGGTGGCCCAGCTGCAACGCGCCGGCCTGGTCGACGCGGTGATCACCCAGAACGTCGACGGGCTGCACTCGGCCGCCGGCAGCGAGCCGGTGGTCGAGTTGCACGGCCGCCTGGACGAGGTGACCTGCCTGGACTGCGGCAACCTGACCTCCCGCGAGGAGCTGGACCGGCGGCTGCGCGAGGCCAACCCGGGCTTCGTGGCCCGGGTCGCCGCGGTCAACCCGGACGGTGACGTGGATCTCCCTGACGAGCAGGTGGGCGCGTTCCGGGTCGTGAACTGCGGGATCTGCGGCGCCGGGATGTTGAAACCGGACGTGGTGTTCTTCGGCGAGACGGTGCCACCCGAGCGGGTGGCGCACTGCTTCGCGCTGGTGCAGCGGGCCCGGGCGTTGCTGGTGCTCGGCTCGTCGTTGACGGTGATGTCGGGGCGTCGGTTCGTGATCCGTGCCGCGAAACAGGGCATTCCGGTGGCGATCGTCAACCAGGGTGCGACCCGCGGTGACGGGCACGCCACCCTGCGGGTCGACGCGCCGTTGGGGGCGTTGCTGCCGGCGCTGGCCGAGCGGGTCACCGGCGGCGCGGCGGCGGTCACTCCGGTCGGGGTGTGA
- a CDS encoding group I truncated hemoglobin → MTVTEETAPASHYDRIGGASSVKAAVELFYDKVLVDPDLAGYFADVNMPGQRRHLTLMLTAVLGGPNEYAGRGLAEAHQPLNIPVEHYVKVGEHLIVTLTELGVPADILADVQTVLGQVQDQVVAAGNRPGI, encoded by the coding sequence GTGACGGTTACCGAAGAAACCGCTCCCGCCTCGCACTACGACCGCATTGGCGGCGCCAGCTCGGTCAAGGCGGCCGTTGAGCTGTTCTACGACAAGGTGCTCGTCGACCCGGACCTGGCGGGCTACTTCGCCGACGTGAACATGCCGGGTCAGCGGCGGCACCTGACGTTGATGTTGACCGCGGTGCTGGGCGGCCCGAACGAGTACGCCGGCCGTGGGTTGGCCGAGGCGCACCAGCCGCTGAACATCCCGGTGGAGCACTACGTCAAGGTGGGTGAGCACCTGATCGTGACGCTGACCGAGCTGGGTGTGCCGGCCGACATCCTGGCCGACGTGCAGACGGTGCTGGGGCAGGTGCAGGACCAGGTGGTGGCCGCCGGGAACCGTCCGGGCATCTGA
- a CDS encoding SDR family oxidoreductase, whose translation MRVVIAGGHGKIALLLERHLAARGDTAVGLIRNPGQADALRAAGATPLVCDLEHTDVTDLAAHLDGADAVIFAAGAGPGSGAARKDTVDRAAAALLADAATHAGIRRYLLVSSMGVDAPPAAGTDEVWAAYLRAKRAAEDDLSARNLDWTVLRPGRLTDDEPTGHVTLAAHAGRGAITRADVALVLVALLDEPRTAGETLELVNGPTPIADAIGAITAGPEPDAPPGTP comes from the coding sequence ATGCGTGTTGTCATCGCCGGAGGTCACGGCAAGATCGCCCTGCTGCTGGAGCGTCACCTCGCCGCGCGCGGCGACACCGCCGTCGGCCTGATCCGCAACCCCGGACAGGCCGACGCGCTGCGCGCAGCCGGCGCCACCCCGCTCGTCTGCGACCTGGAACACACCGACGTCACCGACCTCGCCGCGCACCTCGACGGCGCCGACGCGGTGATCTTCGCCGCGGGCGCCGGCCCCGGCAGCGGCGCCGCCCGCAAGGACACCGTCGACCGGGCCGCCGCCGCGCTGCTCGCCGACGCCGCCACCCACGCCGGTATCCGCCGCTACCTGCTGGTCTCCTCCATGGGCGTGGACGCCCCACCGGCCGCCGGCACCGACGAGGTGTGGGCGGCGTACCTGCGGGCCAAGCGGGCCGCCGAGGACGACCTGAGCGCCCGCAACCTGGACTGGACGGTGCTGCGACCCGGCCGGCTCACCGACGACGAACCCACCGGACACGTCACCCTCGCCGCACACGCCGGGCGGGGCGCGATCACCCGCGCCGACGTGGCCCTGGTCCTCGTCGCGCTGCTCGACGAACCACGCACCGCCGGCGAGACCCTGGAACTCGTCAACGGGCCGACACCGATCGCCGACGCCATCGGTGCCATCACCGCAGGACCGGAACCGGACGCGCCACCCGGCACACCCTGA
- a CDS encoding DivIVA domain-containing protein, with the protein MSATPISRYDGVQVAGGVQVRMTADRVRRWEFGTASFGRRGYDNADVDRFRVQVADELDLLATQVAHLRAENERLNDRVELHRHGVIPSTGAAAKVPAAKEVNLLSAAQREAEQIIAQAHDYARRVAEYARVQYESYMQAAAEEAKQEAERAVADYRSSAGSSFDDTVATREALRIFGEMMVSHMQAAARHLDDGSEQLARTMDRIAKETPGAPFAVGAAGQTALPRHQQPR; encoded by the coding sequence GTGAGCGCTACCCCGATCAGCCGGTACGACGGTGTGCAGGTCGCCGGCGGTGTGCAGGTGCGGATGACCGCGGACCGGGTCCGGCGGTGGGAGTTCGGCACGGCGTCGTTCGGTCGGCGTGGTTATGACAACGCCGACGTGGACCGGTTCCGGGTGCAGGTCGCCGATGAGCTGGACCTGTTGGCGACGCAGGTCGCGCACCTGCGCGCGGAGAACGAGCGGCTCAACGACCGGGTGGAGTTGCACCGGCATGGCGTGATCCCGAGCACGGGCGCGGCGGCGAAGGTGCCGGCGGCCAAGGAGGTGAATCTGCTCTCCGCGGCGCAACGGGAGGCGGAGCAGATCATCGCGCAGGCGCACGATTACGCGCGGCGGGTCGCCGAGTACGCCCGGGTGCAGTACGAGAGTTACATGCAGGCGGCTGCGGAGGAGGCGAAGCAGGAGGCCGAGCGGGCGGTGGCGGATTATCGCAGCTCGGCCGGGTCGAGCTTCGACGACACGGTGGCCACCCGGGAGGCGCTGCGGATCTTCGGCGAGATGATGGTGTCGCACATGCAGGCGGCGGCGCGGCATCTCGACGACGGCAGTGAGCAGTTGGCCCGCACGATGGACCGGATCGCGAAGGAGACGCCGGGGGCGCCGTTCGCCGTCGGCGCGGCGGGGCAGACGGCGCTGCCGCGCCACCAGCAGCCGCGGTGA
- a CDS encoding MerR family transcriptional regulator: MSIGEVLGQLRVDFPDTTISKLRFLEAEGLVEPQRTAAGYRKYSWDDVARLRFVLTAQRDKYLPLRVIREQLAEWDSSGEQPGRSRPALVAVGPDGAVPGRESAEPAESSQVRLGRADLVARSGIDESTLAELERLGVLVSDPPGWYDGDALIIASAVAGLAAYGLEPRHLRGYRTAADREVGLFAQLVAPLARQSDPAARARAAETARELVALSEQLHAALVRVGLRSTLGR, translated from the coding sequence ATGAGCATCGGTGAGGTGCTGGGGCAGTTGCGGGTGGATTTCCCGGACACGACGATTTCGAAGCTGCGGTTCCTCGAGGCCGAGGGGCTGGTCGAGCCGCAGCGGACGGCGGCGGGTTACCGGAAGTACAGCTGGGACGATGTGGCGCGGTTGCGGTTCGTGCTGACCGCGCAGCGGGACAAGTACCTGCCGTTGCGGGTGATCCGTGAGCAGTTGGCGGAGTGGGACTCGTCCGGTGAGCAGCCGGGGCGGTCGCGGCCGGCGTTGGTCGCGGTGGGACCCGATGGTGCGGTGCCGGGTCGGGAGTCGGCGGAGCCGGCCGAGTCGTCGCAGGTGCGGCTCGGCCGGGCTGATCTGGTCGCGCGCAGCGGGATCGACGAGTCGACGTTGGCCGAGTTGGAGCGCCTCGGTGTGCTGGTGTCGGATCCGCCGGGGTGGTATGACGGCGATGCGTTGATCATCGCGTCGGCGGTGGCGGGGTTGGCGGCGTACGGGTTGGAGCCCCGGCATCTGCGGGGTTACCGGACGGCGGCGGACCGTGAGGTCGGTTTGTTCGCGCAGTTGGTGGCGCCGTTGGCGCGGCAGAGTGATCCGGCGGCGCGGGCGCGGGCGGCGGAGACGGCGCGGGAGCTGGTGGCGTTGTCGGAGCAGTTGCACGCCGCGTTGGTGCGGGTGGGGTTGCGCTCGACGTTGGGTCGGTGA
- the odhI gene encoding oxoglutarate dehydrogenase inhibitor Odhl, giving the protein MTRPDDEFPPLDVTSTLNLGSLDEVLEGPDTDVVPSRMSGSLPPGMALLVVRRGPNAGARFLLDHDVTTSGRHPDSDIFLDDVTVSRRHAEFHRDGGTFTVRDVGSLNGTYVNRERVEAATLSNGDEVQIGKFRVVFIAGPRPEEEAGRG; this is encoded by the coding sequence ATGACGCGCCCAGACGACGAGTTCCCCCCGCTCGACGTCACTTCGACGCTCAATCTCGGCTCGCTCGACGAAGTGCTGGAGGGGCCGGACACCGATGTGGTGCCGAGCCGGATGTCCGGTTCGTTGCCGCCGGGTATGGCGCTGCTGGTGGTTCGTCGCGGCCCGAATGCGGGTGCCCGGTTCCTGTTGGACCACGATGTGACGACGAGTGGCCGGCACCCGGACAGTGACATCTTCCTCGACGACGTGACGGTGTCGCGGCGGCACGCGGAGTTCCACCGTGACGGTGGCACGTTCACGGTGCGGGACGTCGGCAGCCTGAACGGCACGTACGTGAATCGTGAGCGGGTCGAGGCTGCCACGTTGAGCAATGGTGACGAGGTTCAGATCGGTAAGTTCCGGGTGGTGTTCATCGCCGGTCCGCGCCCGGAGGAGGAGGCCGGCCGGGGGTGA
- a CDS encoding MerR family transcriptional regulator: MHEPRDPDPGTKVDEPGVASPGVATEGDGSVGYRGVTACHAVGISYRQLDYWARTALVVPSVRDASGSGTQRLYSFRDLVVLKVVKRLLDAGVSLQNIRKAIEALRSRGVEDLAGITLISDGTTVYECRSPEEVVDLLQGGQGVFGIAIGGAFKEIQGSLSHLPAEPASGPAEPVVASGSDPMGDELAARRARRRAG; encoded by the coding sequence ATGCACGAGCCGCGGGATCCTGATCCGGGTACGAAGGTGGACGAGCCGGGTGTGGCGTCGCCGGGTGTGGCGACTGAGGGTGACGGTTCGGTGGGCTACCGGGGTGTGACCGCATGTCACGCGGTGGGCATCAGTTACCGGCAGCTGGATTACTGGGCGCGCACGGCGCTGGTGGTGCCGAGCGTGCGGGACGCCTCGGGTTCGGGGACGCAGCGGTTGTACTCGTTCCGCGACCTGGTGGTGTTGAAGGTCGTGAAGCGGTTGTTGGACGCGGGGGTGTCCCTGCAGAACATCCGCAAGGCGATCGAGGCGCTGCGGTCGCGTGGGGTGGAGGACCTGGCCGGCATCACGCTGATCTCCGATGGGACGACGGTGTACGAGTGCCGGTCCCCGGAGGAGGTGGTCGACCTGTTGCAGGGTGGCCAGGGCGTGTTCGGGATCGCGATCGGTGGGGCGTTCAAGGAGATCCAGGGTTCGTTGTCGCACCTGCCGGCGGAGCCGGCGAGCGGCCCGGCGGAGCCGGTGGTGGCGTCCGGGTCGGATCCGATGGGCGACGAGTTGGCGGCGCGGCGGGCGCGGCGTCGGGCTGGCTGA
- a CDS encoding DUF881 domain-containing protein: MYAPDFLTELFRNPLDPGYADAAAARRSRPADAPKGWRAWPARSVSLVVVVVLGFLFAVAYRQTMEDEPGRSQARSGLVAQIKDRVSETDRLSTRADELREEVSRQRDAALSGSAAARLRNLEASTGLGRVRGDGVVVRLADAPGNQDAVTGAGAGPPRVLYSDLQGVANALWSAGAEAIAINGQRLTSTSTIRLAGEAILVDFRPVTGPYEVSAIGPGSLQRRFEDSRSAALMQDVARTTGLSFGVREAEDLTLPAAPEPQLRYAKPSVSPSPSASVGRSGSPGPSGSGPTSSPSGGGR; the protein is encoded by the coding sequence GTGTACGCGCCGGACTTCCTCACCGAGCTGTTCCGCAACCCGCTCGACCCGGGCTACGCCGACGCGGCGGCCGCCAGGCGGTCGCGGCCGGCCGATGCGCCAAAGGGGTGGCGGGCCTGGCCGGCGCGTTCGGTCAGCCTGGTCGTGGTGGTGGTGCTGGGCTTCCTCTTCGCGGTCGCGTACCGGCAGACGATGGAGGACGAGCCGGGGCGCAGCCAGGCACGCTCCGGGCTGGTGGCGCAGATCAAGGATCGGGTGAGCGAGACCGACCGGCTCTCGACGCGCGCCGACGAGCTGCGCGAGGAGGTCAGCCGGCAGCGGGACGCGGCGCTGAGTGGTTCGGCCGCAGCGCGGTTGCGCAACCTGGAGGCGAGCACCGGGCTGGGTCGGGTACGCGGGGACGGCGTGGTGGTGCGGCTGGCCGACGCGCCGGGTAACCAGGACGCGGTGACCGGCGCGGGCGCGGGGCCGCCGCGGGTGCTCTACAGCGACCTGCAGGGGGTGGCGAACGCGTTGTGGAGCGCGGGCGCGGAGGCGATCGCCATCAACGGGCAGCGGTTGACCTCGACGTCGACGATCCGGTTGGCGGGTGAGGCGATCCTGGTGGACTTCCGGCCGGTGACCGGTCCGTACGAGGTGTCGGCGATCGGCCCGGGCTCGTTGCAGCGGCGGTTCGAGGACAGCCGGAGCGCGGCGCTGATGCAGGATGTCGCGCGGACGACGGGCTTGTCGTTCGGGGTGCGGGAGGCGGAGGACCTCACCCTGCCGGCCGCTCCGGAGCCGCAGCTACGCTACGCCAAGCCGTCGGTCAGTCCGAGCCCCTCCGCGTCGGTTGGCCGTTCCGGCAGTCCCGGGCCGTCCGGCTCGGGGCCGACCTCTAGCCCCTCCGGAGGTGGCCGATGA
- a CDS encoding small basic family protein has product MIAVLALLAGVVLGVWLDPTVPAALQPYLPIAVVAALDAVFGGVRAKLDRIFDDKQFVVSFISNVLVAGLIVYLGDQLGVGGQLSTGVVVVLGVRIFGNVAAIRRHLFRA; this is encoded by the coding sequence ATGATCGCGGTGCTGGCGTTGCTCGCCGGTGTGGTGCTCGGCGTGTGGCTCGATCCGACCGTGCCGGCGGCGTTGCAGCCGTACCTGCCGATCGCGGTGGTGGCCGCGTTGGACGCGGTGTTCGGTGGGGTGCGGGCGAAGCTGGACCGGATCTTCGACGACAAGCAGTTCGTGGTGTCGTTCATCTCGAATGTGCTGGTCGCTGGTCTGATCGTGTATCTCGGTGACCAGTTGGGGGTGGGCGGTCAGTTGTCCACCGGTGTGGTGGTCGTGCTCGGGGTGCGGATTTTCGGCAACGTGGCGGCGATCCGTCGGCACCTGTTCCGGGCGTAG